From the Alphaproteobacteria bacterium genome, the window CGTGTTCAGGCGGGCGCCGTCAAGATCCGCCAGCAAGCCTTCGCCCTCTCGCACGAGGCGCCTGAGCACGGCGTTGACCAGGCCACGAAAGGGGCTCTTGGCGCCCAACAGCCGCACCGTACCGTCGACGGCGGCATGGGCCGGGGTGTCGAGCAGGAGAATCTGTGCCGCTCCCAGGCGCAGGGTATTGCGCAGCCGGCTCAGCCGCTTGCCCAGCGGCCGTTCCAGGCAGCGCCCGATGACCTCGTCGAGCTGACCCAGGTGGCGCAACACGGTGCTTGCCAATAGGCGTGCGAAAGCCCGGTCGCGGGCCTCCAGGCGGGCCAGCCGGCCACCGTCCTCGAGGGCCGACGCCACGGCATCGTCGAGCGCCTGGTGACGCTCCAGCACCGCCTCCAGCAAGGCCAGAGCCGCCGCCCGGGATTTCTTTCCGCTCGCCATGGCGCCCGGTTTAGCGCATTTCGAGTTCAAGAGGAAACGCCCACGGGGTGGCGCGACAGCAGGTCACGCCGGCGCCGCCAGCAGCGTCGGCTGTCACGGGTAGCTGAAACTGGGCAAAAAGGCGGCGAATTGACAGGCCGAAGCGTAGCGACCAGGGTAGGACGATGAACTATGCCAACCAGCCGCCAGCCTCTGAAGTTGAAGACCTTTCCCCGGACAAACGCCGCCGCAAGCCCAAAAAGCAGGACCCAAAGGCTGACCCGATCGAGGAGATCGGCGGCCCGGCGGGGCCCGAGCCGACCCGCTACGGTGATTGGGAACGCAAGGGAATCATCAGCGATTTCTGATTTCAGGCCGTGCCTCGGTGAGAAATTCTGAATAGGAATTATTTCCGATTTGTTCTTGAATTGTTCTTTTCTTCGCGATAGCATTCCGCATCCTGCACCGATCATCGAGATCCGCCTTCATGGCTGGCCGTATCGTCGCCACTATTTTCCCGCTCGCGCTGCTGCTGTTGGCGCTGCAGGCGGGACCTTGGCTACGCGTCGGCGATCTTGGCGTGGCCGCGCGTGAGGTTCTCGACGGCCCCATCCCGGCCCGCCTGGTGGCGGTGATCGACGGTGACACCATCGCCGTCGAGGCCCGGGTCTGGCTGGGCCAGAAGCTGACCATCAAGGTCCGCCTGCAAGGCATCGACGCGCCCGAACTGAAGGGGCGGTGCGAGCGCGAACGCAGCTTGGCCGTGCGAGCCCGCGATCTCGTCAGTCAGCGGATCGGCAGCGGCCAGGTGCGCCTCGCCGATGTGCGCTACGGCAAGTTCGCCGGCCGCGTGGTGGCCCGGGTGATCACCGCCGCAGGCGCCGATGTGGGCCAGGAACTGCTGGCCGCCGGACTGGCCATTCCCTACCGGGGCGGCGTTCGCCAAAGCTGGTGCAGCTAAAGCAGTCCTCTGGCCGCCAGGTTTTTCATCAAGGCCGCGCTGCCGAAAGTCCAGGGCTTGATTTGATCGCTCAAGCCGACGCGGTTGATCAGGGCGCCGAACTCGGGCGCCGAGATGGTCACGCGGTCGCCCAATTTGTGGCTGAAACCGGCGCCCGGCTCGGCGCGGTCGTCGACCGGCGCGAACATGGTGCCGGTGAACAGTACCAGCCCGTCCGGGTACTGGTGGTTGGGCCCGATGGTCTGGGCCACCAGGTCGGCCGGATCGCGGCTGATCTGGGCCAGCGAACTGGTCTCGCGCAAATGATAGCCGTCCTCGCCCACCACCTCGAGACCGACGGTGCAGTTACGCACGTCGTCGAGGTCGAAATCGTCGTCGAAAAGGCGAATGAAGGGGCCCAGGGCACAAGAGCCGTTGTTGTCCTTGGCCCGGCCCAGCAGCAGCGCGCTGCGGCCCTCGAAATCGCGCAGGTTGACGTCGTTGCCCAGCGTTGCGCCGACGATGGTGCCGGCGGCGCTGACCACCATGACGACCTCCGGCTCGGGGTTGTTCCAGACCGAATCCGGGTGCAGCCCGACGGTTTCGCCCAGCCCCAGCGCCGACATCGGTTGGGCCTTGGAGAAAACCTCGGCATAGGGGCCGATGCCGACCTCCAAGTAGGGCGACCACAAGCCCTTTTCGATCAGCACCTGTTTGACTCCCTCGGCCTCGGCGCTGCCCGGTGTGAGGTCCGAAAGCTGGGCGCCGACCTCGTCCACCAGGGCCTGGCGGATGGCCGCCGCCTCGGCCGGGTCGCCCTCGGCGCGCTCCTCGATGAGGCGCTCCAACATGCTTTTGACGAAGGTCACGCCACAAGCCTTGACGGCCTGCAGATCGACCGGCGCCAGCAGCCAGGGCTGACTTTCGTTGCGCTTCCGCGCGTCACTGTTGGCCAGCAACTCCCCGATCCCGCAAATCCGTTCGCCGCCGGCCGCCAGGGCCGGGGGATCGGCCGCGTTCAAGAGATCCGCCATGGTGGGCGTCTCGGCCGTGAGGTCGAAGACCTCGTTCTCCCGGATCGCCACGATGGCCGGCCCCGCCGGCGCCCCCGGTAGCCAGACCCGCCCCACCAGCGTCGCCGGGTGGTCAGGCAGGATGTGCGCCGGGCTCAGGTCCAGATCCATGGCGTACCCCGGTTTGCCGAACCTCAGCTCTTGCGTGCGCCGGCCAGGCCGAGACCGATCAGGGCTTCTTCGATCTCGCCCAGGATGGCCGGATCGTCGATGGTCGCCGGCGCTTTGTAGTCCTGGTTGTCGGCGATCTTCTGCATGGTGCCGCGCAGGATCTTGCCCGAACGCGTCTTGGGCAGGCGCTCGACCACGGCGGCCTGCTTGAAGGCGGCCACCGGTCCGATCTTCTCGCGCATCAGGGCCACGGCCTCGCCGATGATGTCGCCGTTGGATCGAGCCACGCCGGCCTTGAGCACCAGGAAACCGACCGGAGTTTGGCCCTTGAGCTGGTCCGCCACGCCGACCACGGCGCATTCGGCGACGTCGGGGTGGGCGGCCAGCACTTCTTCCATGCCGCCGGTCGAGAGGCGGTGGCCGGCGACGTTGATGATGTCGTCGGTGCGGCTCATGATGTAGAGGTAACCGTCCTCGTCCTGATAGCCGGCATCGGCGGTCTTGTAGAAGCCGGGGAACTCCTCGAGATAGCTGGCGATGTAGCGCTCGTCGGCCTGCCAGAGCGTCGGCAGGGTGCCCGGCGGCAGCGGCAGCTTGCAGCAGATGGCGCCGATTTCGCCAGGCTTGACGGGCTTGGCGTCGGCGTCCACGACTTGTACGTCCCAGCCCGGCACGGCCTTGGTGGGCGAGCCCGGACGCACCGGCAAGGCGTGCAGGCCGAGGCAATTGGCGGCGATGGGCCAGCCCGTTTCGGTCTGCCACCAGTGGTCGATGACCGGGCGCTGGAGGTGGTTCTCGGCCCAGGCCAAGGTGTCGGGATCGAGGCGTTCGCCGGCCAGGAAGAGGGTCTTGAAGTTCGACATGTCGTACTGCTTCAGCAGCTCGGCCTCGGGGTCCTCGCGCTTGATGGCGCGAAAGGCGGTGGGGGCGGTGAACATCACCGAAACCTTGTGATCGGCGATGACGCGCCAGAAGGCGCCGGCGTCGGGAGTACCCACGGGCTTGCCTTCGTAGACCACGGTGGTGCAGCCATGCAGCAGCGGCGCGTAGACGATGTAGGAATGGCCGACCACCCAGCCCACGTCCGAGGCGGCCCAGTAGACCTCGCCGGGATCGACGTCGTAGATCGCCTTCATCGACCACTTCAGCGCCACGGCGTGGCCGCCGTTGTCGCGCACCACGCCCTTGGGCTCGCCGGTGGTGCCGGAGGTGTAGAGGATATAGAGGGGATCGGTGGCGGCCAGCGGCACGCAGTCGTGGGGCTGGGCCGCCTTCATGGCCTCGGCCCAGTCGAGGTCGCGGCCCGCGGTCAGCCCGCCCGGCGCCTGGGGGCGCTCGAGGATGATGCAGTGGTCGGGCTTGTGCGCGGCCTGCTCGATGGCGCCGTTCAAGAGCGGCAGATACTCGATGACACGGCCGCCCTCGATGCCGCAGGTCGCCGAGACCATGGCTTTGGGTTTGGCGTCGTCGATGCGTATCGCCAGCTCGTTGGCGGCAAAGCCGCCGAAGACCACGGAATGGACCGCCCCCAGCCGGGCACAGCCCAGCATGGCGATCAGGGTTTCGGGCACCATGGGCATGTAGATCACCACCCGGTCGCCCTTGGTTACGCCCTGGCCGGCCAAGACCCCGGCAAAGCGCGCCACCTGATCCTGCAGCTCGGCGTAGGTCAGCGTCCTGACGGTGTCGCCGGTGACGGGACTGTCGTAAATGATTGCCGCCTGGTCGCCGCGGCCGGCTTCGACGTGGCGGTCGACGGCGTTGTAGCAGGTGTTGAGCTCGCCCCCCGTGAACCAGCGATAGAAGGGCGGATTGCTGGCGTCCAGCACCTTGTCCCAGCGCCGGGTCCAGTGGATGTCCTCGGCCGCGGCGGCCCAGAAGGCGTCGGGATCGCCGAGCGATTGGGCATGGGCCTCGTCGTAAGGGTTGCTCATCTTGGTCCTCCCGGATCTTTTTGCGCCCTGCCAGGGCCCGCGCCTTTGCAGGCAACTCACACGATTTCGGCCGCCTGAGCAAGATCGAATTCGCCGCACTGGCCGTGCCAGCTTGACAATGGCGACGTCATGGGCTCAATCGGGGACAGGGGTGGCGGAGGCTTTGGGCAAGCGGGAAAGGCTGGACGGTGGTCGTTGATCCCTGGTTCTACGCCTTCGCGGTGCCCTCGATCCTGTTGATCGGCATCTCCAAGGGCGGCTTCGGCTCCGGCCTGGGCATCCTTACCGTACCTTTGCTGGCACTGGTCGTGCCGCCGCTGCAGGCGGCCGGGATTTTGCTGCCCATACTTTGTCTGATGGACCTGGTCGGGCTGTGGGCCTACCGGGCCAAGTGGGACCGCCCCAACATGCGCATCATGGTGCCGGCGGCACTGGGCGGCATCGCCATCGGCACGGCCACGGCGGGCCTGCTGGACGAACGCCACTTCCGCCTCGTCATCGGCGGCATCGCCGTCGCGTTCGCCCTCGATTACTGGCTGCGCCGGGGCGAGGCCCGGGCGGCCACCGGGCGCTCGCTGGCCAAGGGCGGCTTCTGGTCGCTGGTGGCCGGCTTCACCAGCTTCGTCAGCCATGCCGGCGGGCCGCCGATCTCGATCTACCTCTTGCCCCAAAAGCTCGACAAAACCATCTACGTGGGATCCACGGTGGTGCTGTTTGCCGTCATCAATTACGTCAAGCTGGTGCCCTATGCCTGGCTCGGCCAGTTGGCGCCGGGCAACCTCTGGACCTCGCTGGTGCTGGCGCCCTTGGCGCCGCTGGGCATGGGGCTGGGCATCTGGCTGCACAACCGCGTCTCGCCGCGCTTTTTCTATCAGGCCTGCTACGTGCTGATCTTCGTGGTCGGGGCCAAGCTGGTATGGGACGGGGT encodes:
- a CDS encoding propionyl-CoA synthetase, encoding MSNPYDEAHAQSLGDPDAFWAAAAEDIHWTRRWDKVLDASNPPFYRWFTGGELNTCYNAVDRHVEAGRGDQAAIIYDSPVTGDTVRTLTYAELQDQVARFAGVLAGQGVTKGDRVVIYMPMVPETLIAMLGCARLGAVHSVVFGGFAANELAIRIDDAKPKAMVSATCGIEGGRVIEYLPLLNGAIEQAAHKPDHCIILERPQAPGGLTAGRDLDWAEAMKAAQPHDCVPLAATDPLYILYTSGTTGEPKGVVRDNGGHAVALKWSMKAIYDVDPGEVYWAASDVGWVVGHSYIVYAPLLHGCTTVVYEGKPVGTPDAGAFWRVIADHKVSVMFTAPTAFRAIKREDPEAELLKQYDMSNFKTLFLAGERLDPDTLAWAENHLQRPVIDHWWQTETGWPIAANCLGLHALPVRPGSPTKAVPGWDVQVVDADAKPVKPGEIGAICCKLPLPPGTLPTLWQADERYIASYLEEFPGFYKTADAGYQDEDGYLYIMSRTDDIINVAGHRLSTGGMEEVLAAHPDVAECAVVGVADQLKGQTPVGFLVLKAGVARSNGDIIGEAVALMREKIGPVAAFKQAAVVERLPKTRSGKILRGTMQKIADNQDYKAPATIDDPAILGEIEEALIGLGLAGARKS
- a CDS encoding DUF1674 domain-containing protein, which codes for MNYANQPPASEVEDLSPDKRRRKPKKQDPKADPIEEIGGPAGPEPTRYGDWERKGIISDF
- a CDS encoding fumarylacetoacetate hydrolase family protein, which codes for MDLDLSPAHILPDHPATLVGRVWLPGAPAGPAIVAIRENEVFDLTAETPTMADLLNAADPPALAAGGERICGIGELLANSDARKRNESQPWLLAPVDLQAVKACGVTFVKSMLERLIEERAEGDPAEAAAIRQALVDEVGAQLSDLTPGSAEAEGVKQVLIEKGLWSPYLEVGIGPYAEVFSKAQPMSALGLGETVGLHPDSVWNNPEPEVVMVVSAAGTIVGATLGNDVNLRDFEGRSALLLGRAKDNNGSCALGPFIRLFDDDFDLDDVRNCTVGLEVVGEDGYHLRETSSLAQISRDPADLVAQTIGPNHQYPDGLVLFTGTMFAPVDDRAEPGAGFSHKLGDRVTISAPEFGALINRVGLSDQIKPWTFGSAALMKNLAARGLL
- a CDS encoding thermonuclease family protein; translated protein: MAGRIVATIFPLALLLLALQAGPWLRVGDLGVAAREVLDGPIPARLVAVIDGDTIAVEARVWLGQKLTIKVRLQGIDAPELKGRCERERSLAVRARDLVSQRIGSGQVRLADVRYGKFAGRVVARVITAAGADVGQELLAAGLAIPYRGGVRQSWCS
- a CDS encoding sulfite exporter TauE/SafE family protein, whose product is MVVDPWFYAFAVPSILLIGISKGGFGSGLGILTVPLLALVVPPLQAAGILLPILCLMDLVGLWAYRAKWDRPNMRIMVPAALGGIAIGTATAGLLDERHFRLVIGGIAVAFALDYWLRRGEARAATGRSLAKGGFWSLVAGFTSFVSHAGGPPISIYLLPQKLDKTIYVGSTVVLFAVINYVKLVPYAWLGQLAPGNLWTSLVLAPLAPLGMGLGIWLHNRVSPRFFYQACYVLIFVVGAKLVWDGVVG